The following are from one region of the Tachysurus fulvidraco isolate hzauxx_2018 chromosome 15, HZAU_PFXX_2.0, whole genome shotgun sequence genome:
- the LOC113637471 gene encoding aerolysin-like protein, with protein MNSMSHLADVVEVGGEGGDVFNFNGTENGSMLKTIQVWEGECQIKAMKVWLTDGQSKQFGVPAGNLKEFNFEDGEHFTSLSLWPNQEGTHLGAIKFKTSHSREFYASLTKGSLKPEAPVDVASGICLGIKGRSGSDIDLVGFIFPKPIMSVQLTNVVYPTIHDVNPKVAVGEVKSMLYQNNTSETQEFKIEASQKVTPRSSWSLTCKLVNMFSLEVNAGIPQLVEGINGYQLINGVEGTYPPNTTEEKIELFSFPVKVPARENIDVRVTLGQATVDLPFTCIMKIIFINGTVFEFQKKGIYKGVAYSDGKVVVNEANK; from the coding sequence ATGAACAGCATGTCACACCTGGCAGATGTTGTTGAAGTTGGCGGTGAGGGAGGAGATGTTTTCAATTTTAATGGCACTGAAAATGGAAGCATGCTGAAAACGATCCAGGTTTGGGAAGGCGAGTGCCAGATAAAAGCCATGAAGGTGTGGCTTACTGATGGCCAGTCCAAGCAGTTTGGTGTTCCTGCTGGGAATCTGAAAGAGTTTAACTTTGAAGATGGAGAGCATTTCACCTCCCTTTCACTTTGGCCAAATCAAGAGGGTACACATCTGGGTGCAATCAAATTCAAGACAAGTCACTCCCGAGAATTCTATGCAAGCTTGACAAAAGGTAGTCTAAAGCCAGAAGCTCCAGTTGATGTTGCCTCTGGGATCTGCCTGGGGATCAAAGGACGTTCAGGGTCTGATATTGATCTCGTTGGGTTCATATTCCCCAAACCCATCATGTCTGTTCAGCTTACCAATGTTGTGTATCCCACTATTCATGATGTGAATCCCAAAGTGGCTGTTGGAGAAGTTAAATCCATGTTGTACCAGAACAACACTTCTGAAACTCAAGAATTTAAAATTGAGGCCTCCCAAAAAGTCACCCCAAGATCATCCTGGTCTCTTACGTGCAAACTGGTAAACATGTTCAGCCTGGAAGTGAATGCAGGAATTCCACAGCTTGTGGAGGGGATAAATGGCTATCAATTAATTAATGGAGTTGAGGGTACATATCCTCCAAACACCACTGAAGAGAAAATTGAGCTCTTCTCATTTCCTGTTAAAGTTCCTGCAAGAGAAAACATAGATGTGCGCGTCACACTTGGCCAGGCTACAGTTGATCTCCCATTCACTTGCATCATGAAGATTATCTTCATTAATGGCACTGTGTTTGAATTTCAAAAGAAAGGAATCTACAAGGGTGTCGCTTACTCTGATGGAAAAGTGGTTGTGAATGAAGCAAACAAATAG
- the LOC113651616 gene encoding aerolysin-like protein isoform X4, producing MQEEGAATYRETGKVFVFQTKTLIERDIRYKIKFSCCNKWPMKLKKNSMSYLADVVEVGGEGGGPFDFNGTENGSMIKMIQVWEGEWQIKAMKVWLTDGRSELFGEPAGNLKEFNFEDGEHFTSLSLWASQNGSRLGAIKFKTSHSREFYACLTIWTLKPEVSVDVASGICMGIKGRSGCDIDRLGFMFINTIKSAQLTNVVYPTIHDVKPKVSVGEIKSMFYQNNTSETHEFTIETSKKITQISSWSVKGKTESTFSLEVNAGIPCLVKEESRYDLNIGVEGTYASETSEEKTDLSMFPVKVPPGKKVDVRVTLGQATVDLPFTGIMKITCYNDSVLEIKTSGTYKGVVYSDEKMTVNESNEMLGQA from the exons ATGCAGGAAGAAGGTGCTGCCACGTACAGGGAAACAGGGAAAGTTTTTGTTTTCCAAACAAAAACTTTGATAGAAAGAGACATCAGGTACAAGATAAAGTTCTCCTGTTGTAATAAGTGGCCAATGAA gctCAAGAAGAACAGCATGTCGTACCTGGCAGACGTTGTTGAAGTTGGCGGTGAGGGAGGAGGTCCCTTCGATTTTAATGGCACTGAAAATGGAAGCATGATAAAAATGATCCAGGTTTGGGAAGGCGAGTGGCAGATAAAAGCCATGAAGGTGTGGCTTACTGATGGTCGGTCCGAGCTGTTTGGTGAACCTGCTGGGAATCTGAAAGAGTTTAACTTTGAAGATGGAGAGCATTTCACCTCCCTTTCACTTTGGGCAAGTCAAAATGGTTCACGTCTGGGTGCAATCAAATTCAAGACAAGTCACTCCCGAGAGTTCTATGCATGCTTGACAATTTGGACTCTGAAACCAGAAGTTTCAGTTGATGTTGCTTCTGGGATCTGCATGGGGATCAAAGGACGTTCAGGTTGTGATATTGATCGCTTAGGCTTCATGTTCATCAACACCATCAAGTCTGCTCAGCTTACCAATGTTGTGTATCCCACCATTCATGATGTGAAACCCAAAGTGTCTGTTGGAGAAATCAAATCTATGTTTTACCAGAACAACACTTCTGAAACTCATGAATTTACAATTGAGACCTCCAAAAAAATCACCCAAATATCCTCCTGGTCTGTAAAGGGCAAAACAGAATCCACGTTCAGCCTGGAAGTAAATGCAGGAATTCCATGTCTTGTGAAGGAGGAATCAAGATATGACTTAAATATCGGTGTTGAAGGTACATATGCTTCAGAGAccagtgaagagaaaacagATCTCTCCATGTTTCCTGTTAAAGTTCCTCCAGGTAAAAAAGTGGATGTGCGCGTCACACTTGGCCAGGCTACAGTTGATCTCCCCTTCACTGGCATCATGAAGATTACCTGCTATAATGACAGTGTGCTGGAGATTAAAACCAGTGGAACCTACAAGGGTGTCGTTTACTCTGATGAAAAAATGACTGTGAATGAATCAAACGAAATGCTTGGTCAGGCCTAA
- the LOC113651616 gene encoding aerolysin-like protein isoform X5: MQEEGAATYRETGKVFVFQTKTLIERDIRLKKNSMSYLADVVEVGGEGGGPFDFNGTENGSMIKMIQVWEGEWQIKAMKVWLTDGRSELFGEPAGNLKEFNFEDGEHFTSLSLWASQNGSRLGAIKFKTSHSREFYACLTIWTLKPEVSVDVASGICMGIKGRSGCDIDRLGFMFINTIKSAQLTNVVYPTIHDVKPKVSVGEIKSMFYQNNTSETHEFTIETSKKITQISSWSVKGKTESTFSLEVNAGIPCLVKEESRYDLNIGVEGTYASETSEEKTDLSMFPVKVPPGKKVDVRVTLGQATVDLPFTGIMKITCYNDSVLEIKTSGTYKGVVYSDEKMTVNESNEMLGQA; the protein is encoded by the exons ATGCAGGAAGAAGGTGCTGCCACGTACAGGGAAACAGGGAAAGTTTTTGTTTTCCAAACAAAAACTTTGATAGAAAGAGACATCAG gctCAAGAAGAACAGCATGTCGTACCTGGCAGACGTTGTTGAAGTTGGCGGTGAGGGAGGAGGTCCCTTCGATTTTAATGGCACTGAAAATGGAAGCATGATAAAAATGATCCAGGTTTGGGAAGGCGAGTGGCAGATAAAAGCCATGAAGGTGTGGCTTACTGATGGTCGGTCCGAGCTGTTTGGTGAACCTGCTGGGAATCTGAAAGAGTTTAACTTTGAAGATGGAGAGCATTTCACCTCCCTTTCACTTTGGGCAAGTCAAAATGGTTCACGTCTGGGTGCAATCAAATTCAAGACAAGTCACTCCCGAGAGTTCTATGCATGCTTGACAATTTGGACTCTGAAACCAGAAGTTTCAGTTGATGTTGCTTCTGGGATCTGCATGGGGATCAAAGGACGTTCAGGTTGTGATATTGATCGCTTAGGCTTCATGTTCATCAACACCATCAAGTCTGCTCAGCTTACCAATGTTGTGTATCCCACCATTCATGATGTGAAACCCAAAGTGTCTGTTGGAGAAATCAAATCTATGTTTTACCAGAACAACACTTCTGAAACTCATGAATTTACAATTGAGACCTCCAAAAAAATCACCCAAATATCCTCCTGGTCTGTAAAGGGCAAAACAGAATCCACGTTCAGCCTGGAAGTAAATGCAGGAATTCCATGTCTTGTGAAGGAGGAATCAAGATATGACTTAAATATCGGTGTTGAAGGTACATATGCTTCAGAGAccagtgaagagaaaacagATCTCTCCATGTTTCCTGTTAAAGTTCCTCCAGGTAAAAAAGTGGATGTGCGCGTCACACTTGGCCAGGCTACAGTTGATCTCCCCTTCACTGGCATCATGAAGATTACCTGCTATAATGACAGTGTGCTGGAGATTAAAACCAGTGGAACCTACAAGGGTGTCGTTTACTCTGATGAAAAAATGACTGTGAATGAATCAAACGAAATGCTTGGTCAGGCCTAA
- the LOC113651616 gene encoding aerolysin-like protein isoform X2, whose translation MKLKKNSMSYLADVVEVGGEGGGPFDFNGTENGSMIKMIQVWEGEWQIKAMKVWLTDGRSELFGEPAGNLKEFNFEDGEHFTSLSLWASQNGSRLGAIKFKTSHSREFYACLTIWTLKPEVSVDVASGICMGIKGRSGCDIDRLGFMFINTIKSAQLTNVVYPTIHDVKPKVSVGEIKSMFYQNNTSETHEFTIETSKKITQISSWSVKGKTESTFSLEVNAGIPCLVKEESRYDLNIGVEGTYASETSEEKTDLSMFPVKVPPGKKVDVRVTLGQATVDLPFTGIMKITCYNDSVLEIKTSGTYKGVVYSDEKMTVNESNEMLGQA comes from the coding sequence gctCAAGAAGAACAGCATGTCGTACCTGGCAGACGTTGTTGAAGTTGGCGGTGAGGGAGGAGGTCCCTTCGATTTTAATGGCACTGAAAATGGAAGCATGATAAAAATGATCCAGGTTTGGGAAGGCGAGTGGCAGATAAAAGCCATGAAGGTGTGGCTTACTGATGGTCGGTCCGAGCTGTTTGGTGAACCTGCTGGGAATCTGAAAGAGTTTAACTTTGAAGATGGAGAGCATTTCACCTCCCTTTCACTTTGGGCAAGTCAAAATGGTTCACGTCTGGGTGCAATCAAATTCAAGACAAGTCACTCCCGAGAGTTCTATGCATGCTTGACAATTTGGACTCTGAAACCAGAAGTTTCAGTTGATGTTGCTTCTGGGATCTGCATGGGGATCAAAGGACGTTCAGGTTGTGATATTGATCGCTTAGGCTTCATGTTCATCAACACCATCAAGTCTGCTCAGCTTACCAATGTTGTGTATCCCACCATTCATGATGTGAAACCCAAAGTGTCTGTTGGAGAAATCAAATCTATGTTTTACCAGAACAACACTTCTGAAACTCATGAATTTACAATTGAGACCTCCAAAAAAATCACCCAAATATCCTCCTGGTCTGTAAAGGGCAAAACAGAATCCACGTTCAGCCTGGAAGTAAATGCAGGAATTCCATGTCTTGTGAAGGAGGAATCAAGATATGACTTAAATATCGGTGTTGAAGGTACATATGCTTCAGAGAccagtgaagagaaaacagATCTCTCCATGTTTCCTGTTAAAGTTCCTCCAGGTAAAAAAGTGGATGTGCGCGTCACACTTGGCCAGGCTACAGTTGATCTCCCCTTCACTGGCATCATGAAGATTACCTGCTATAATGACAGTGTGCTGGAGATTAAAACCAGTGGAACCTACAAGGGTGTCGTTTACTCTGATGAAAAAATGACTGTGAATGAATCAAACGAAATGCTTGGTCAGGCCTAA
- the LOC113651616 gene encoding aerolysin-like protein isoform X6, with protein MSYLADVVEVGGEGGGPFDFNGTENGSMIKMIQVWEGEWQIKAMKVWLTDGRSELFGEPAGNLKEFNFEDGEHFTSLSLWASQNGSRLGAIKFKTSHSREFYACLTIWTLKPEVSVDVASGICMGIKGRSGCDIDRLGFMFINTIKSAQLTNVVYPTIHDVKPKVSVGEIKSMFYQNNTSETHEFTIETSKKITQISSWSVKGKTESTFSLEVNAGIPCLVKEESRYDLNIGVEGTYASETSEEKTDLSMFPVKVPPGKKVDVRVTLGQATVDLPFTGIMKITCYNDSVLEIKTSGTYKGVVYSDEKMTVNESNEMLGQA; from the coding sequence ATGTCGTACCTGGCAGACGTTGTTGAAGTTGGCGGTGAGGGAGGAGGTCCCTTCGATTTTAATGGCACTGAAAATGGAAGCATGATAAAAATGATCCAGGTTTGGGAAGGCGAGTGGCAGATAAAAGCCATGAAGGTGTGGCTTACTGATGGTCGGTCCGAGCTGTTTGGTGAACCTGCTGGGAATCTGAAAGAGTTTAACTTTGAAGATGGAGAGCATTTCACCTCCCTTTCACTTTGGGCAAGTCAAAATGGTTCACGTCTGGGTGCAATCAAATTCAAGACAAGTCACTCCCGAGAGTTCTATGCATGCTTGACAATTTGGACTCTGAAACCAGAAGTTTCAGTTGATGTTGCTTCTGGGATCTGCATGGGGATCAAAGGACGTTCAGGTTGTGATATTGATCGCTTAGGCTTCATGTTCATCAACACCATCAAGTCTGCTCAGCTTACCAATGTTGTGTATCCCACCATTCATGATGTGAAACCCAAAGTGTCTGTTGGAGAAATCAAATCTATGTTTTACCAGAACAACACTTCTGAAACTCATGAATTTACAATTGAGACCTCCAAAAAAATCACCCAAATATCCTCCTGGTCTGTAAAGGGCAAAACAGAATCCACGTTCAGCCTGGAAGTAAATGCAGGAATTCCATGTCTTGTGAAGGAGGAATCAAGATATGACTTAAATATCGGTGTTGAAGGTACATATGCTTCAGAGAccagtgaagagaaaacagATCTCTCCATGTTTCCTGTTAAAGTTCCTCCAGGTAAAAAAGTGGATGTGCGCGTCACACTTGGCCAGGCTACAGTTGATCTCCCCTTCACTGGCATCATGAAGATTACCTGCTATAATGACAGTGTGCTGGAGATTAAAACCAGTGGAACCTACAAGGGTGTCGTTTACTCTGATGAAAAAATGACTGTGAATGAATCAAACGAAATGCTTGGTCAGGCCTAA